The region CGGTCCACGCAGGAGAAGAGGCGATGAACACCAACCCGCGACGACGCGATCAGCCGGTCGACTACCAGGATCTGGCCGAGTTGCTGCCCGCGCCGGGCCGTCCGGTGCTCGCGCAGGACCGCCACCGCGTACTGAGGGAACACCTGATGGAGCACATCGCCCACGAGGCCACCCGCGAGCAGTCGGGTGCGACGAACGCCTCACCGAACACCTCCCCGAGCGCCTCACCCAAGACCCCCGCACGTCGGCGCCCCGGCCGGCGTCTCGTTCTCGTCGCGGCGCCGCTGGCACTGGCCACCGTCGTGGGCCTGGGCGTGGTGGCGGTCGACAGCGCACATGACAGCAAGCGCGACACCGCTGCAGCAGGTGTCACCGCGGACGACCACCGGAAGGCCACGCAGTTGCTGGACCGGATCGCCCTGGCGGCGGCCGACCGCCCGGCGGTCACGGTACGCGACGACCAGTACATCTACACCAAGTCCCAGGGATCGGCGGGTGAGTTGGGCGTCGATTTCAGCAGTCCCGAAGAGCTCGCGAAGCGCAAGGGGACTTTCAAGGTGGGGGAGTACAAGGGGACCGTCCGACAAGAGCAATGGGATTCGGTGGACGGCAAGCGGGACGGTTTGAGGAAGGGCGTCGCGCTCACCGACCCTTCCAAGAAGATGGTCATGGACATGGGCGGTACCGGATACCTGACCTTCCGGCAGCTTCAGGCTCTGCCCACCGATCCCGACGCGCTGCTGAAGAAGCTCTCCAGCGACGCCAAGAATGTGGAAGCGAGCCGCGTCACGGAAGTGGTCGTCGAGAACCTCGGAGCCATACTCGACGACGCCACCCTGCTGCCCGACCTCAGTGCCGCGCTCTACCGTGCCACCGCCAAGCTCCCAGGTGTGCGCGTTGTGGACCACGTCAAGGACGCCGCAGGGCGGCAGGGTGTCGGCCTTACGTTCGACGGTGCCCCGAAGGGCTACGCCTGGGTCTTCGACTCGTCGAGTCTCGTCTACCTCGGAACAACCAAGAGCGCGCTCCTGGGAATTGGCGTCGCGGATAAGACGGGTGAGGTGCCGGTCAGCTCATCCTGAGTCAGCCTCGGCGTCACCGCACGGCCAGGGGGCGTCCGCTCTGGCGAACGCCCTTCCCGCGTGGTACGGCTGGCAGTTCTTCAGTTCGCTGATGAACGCGGGCCAAGTGGGGGCGTCGAGGGTGAGGGAAGCCGCGCCATGAGCCGTTCGGGCGGCCTTCGGACAGACCCCGCGACAGCGTGGAAGCGGTGATGCACGCTGTGCCGGCGGCGGCGTACTGTCTGGCGGTTCAGTTGCGGGGGGCAGCCGACGGTGCGGAGGGGGCAGCCGGACAGCCCCATGGCGGCCAATTCCTCGACGTCCCCGTGGCGTTGACGCACGCGGTCAACGAGACGAGGTGCCGGAGCAGCCGAGGGCGGTCAGGCGTCCGTGGGAGCAGGGCGGCGCAGACATGCGAGGTGCCGACGGCGCGTCTTCTCCACGGCGTCGAGAGACCTTGGAGGAGATGCCCACAATCAGCCACTTCCAGGGCGTCGGGGCCGTCTGCCTGATGGCCCGTGCTCCTGGAGCCAGGCGGCAACCGAGATGGTCTCACGGTCAGGCAGGACGTTCAGTGACGGTCCGCGATCGTTCCCCAAGATCTGTGCCAGAACAGACTTTTGACAGCACTGGGTGTTCATGCCACATGCCCGAACTCCGGTTCGCTGACGACGTTGAGGTGGGGTTTACTCCCGCTTGGGTGGGCCAGTCAGCCGGATACCGGGTCAGGACCTTGCCTGTCAAAGAAGCCAGAGAGCTCAGGGGGCGAACAAGGAACAGGGGTGCCGCATCCGTTGTCCTCCTGGCCCTGGTAGCCGGCATGGAGCTGGCTGTGGGGCCCGTCGCTGCCGCGCCGCATGCAGCGGACCGCGTCGATGGAGTGTGGCGCGTGGACGGCTATGGCACCGTGCTTTCCGTCGAGGACGGGCGGCTGCAGGAATACCAGGCGACCGCCGTCAGCTGTCTGCGAGGCGACACGGCACGGCGCACCGGCCAGAGTGGCAGCGGCTCGGTGACCTATACCGGCGACGACGCGACCGTCTACCGGATACGCCCCGCAGCGGGCGGAGCCGGCGCGATCTTGCACTTCGACGGCTCGGTCGGCGACCGCAGGCTGCTGCGCCTTCCGGCACTGCCTGCCAGCTGCGCCAAGGCTGCACCGACGGGAGCGCCGGCGACCTTCGACGTCTTCTGGCAGACCTTCGAGGAAAACTATCCCTTCTTCGCAGCCAAGCAGATCGACTGGCAGGCAGTCAGGGACCGATACCGCCCAAGGGTCCACGACGGTATGCCCGATACCGAACTTTTCGCCCTCCTGTGGGAGATGGTGCTGCCGCTGTACGACGCGCACGTGGGAATCGACGCCGGAAACACCGGGGGCTTCGGGCAGAGCCGCCCTGGCACCATGATCCCCGGCCCCGGACTTGACCAGCAGGCCCAGGCGTTCGTCGAGCAGCACGACCTTCTCGGCACGCGACTGCGGACCTTCGCGAACGGGCGCATCGGATACGCCCGGTTGCTGGACGGAACCGGCTACCTGCGGATCTCCGGCTTCGGTGGATACGACGGCAACAGCCCTACCTACGCGCGCAACAGCGCCATCCTGGATCAGACGCTGAGCCAGGTGATCAGGCCAGGGCTCCGTGGTCTGGTGCTGGATCTACGGATCAACGGGGGCGGTTCCGATGCGTTGGCGCTGCAGGTCGCCGAGTGCCTCACCGACCGCGCGTACGTGGCCTACGTCAAGCGGGCACGCAACGACCTGACCGACCCAGGTCGCCACACCCGCCCACAGCCGGTACGCGTCCAGCCGACACCCGACCGGTTCCGGTACACCGGCCCTGTCGCAGTGCTCACCGGCGGTGAGACCTACAGTGCCGGCGAGACCCTCACCCAGGCCCTCATACAGCGCCCGGCGAGGATCGTACGGATTGGACAGAACACGCAGGGCGTGTTCTCGGACGTTCTGGAGCGCATCCTCCCGAACGGCTGGACCTTCGGCCTGCCGAGCGAGGAGTACCTCACGCCGTCCGACGGCGAGACCTTCGACGGTGAGGGCATCCCGCCTGACATCCGCGTAGGCAACTTCGTTCAGGAGATCGCCAAGGGCACCCACGACTCCGCGTTCGCGCAGGCTCTAGCGTTAATACGGTGCCAAGCCGAGTAATGCCGCTCTGCCTCCTGCCCGACAGCAGTGCCGGCGCTCGACTTCTGTGCCGAGTGACACTCCGTCAAGGCTGGACATCGAAGAGAGCGAAGAAGGTGGCGGCGGGGCGAGTACTGCGCGAAGGCGGGTGCGCATCGCCCGCCATTGCTTCCAGTCCTCCTGGGCGACCCATTTTGACGCCGACTCTGCATCGTCGCCGACGATGCAGGCGAGGGCTTCGTCAGCGAGCGCCCGAAGGGCAGTGGGAAATATGGGCATGGGTGTTTCTGGGCCGTAGGGCGTGTCGACGGGTTCGCCTTCGGGGCATTGCGCCGCGATCAGTGCGGCGGCAGCCACCGCTTCGTCTGCTTCCGCGAGGTAGCCAGTGGCGTCGATCGTCCGGATAAGGATGCCTCGGATCAGGGCTTCGCATGCCTCGGGTTCGGCGTTGTCGTCGGTTGCCGATGCTCCGCGTCGACGCCCTCCTCCGCCTTGCAGCTGCACGCACCAGACCCCGCTCACCTGCACTTATGAGGCGCCGTTACGTTCCTCCGACCTGATCCGCCGGACAGGCCCTAGGCTTTCGCTTTCGGATCACTCTCATGGGCGTGCGATAGGTTGCCCGCCATGACTGGACTCGGATCTGTGGCCTGGCCACCTGCCCCGATCAGAACTGAACGGCTCGTGCTCCGCGAGTCCGAGGCCCGAGACCGTGCGGCGTTCATCGAGCTGCTCGCCTCACCGGAGGTGCATACCTACCTCGGTGGCCCTCGACCGCGTGATGAGCTCGAGCGCGCGGTGCCCGAGACATCCGGACGGCGGCCTGGCCTTTTCGTGATCGATCTCGACGGAGCGATGATCGGCATGGTCAAGCTCGATCGGCACGACGCGGAGAGTCCGGGGCACGTCCGTCCGGATGTCGGGGAGGCCGAGCTCGGCTACCTGTTCCTGCCAGAGGCATGGGGACGCGGGTATGGCGCCGAGGCGTGCGCAGCGGCACTCGACTGGTTCGCCGACGCGCTTCCCGGCAAGCCGGTGGTGCTGCGCACCCAGACTGCCAACGAGCGCTCGATGCGCCTCGCGGCAAAGCTGGGGTTCACCGAGGTGGAGCGGTTCGAGGACTACGGCGCCGAGCAGTGGTTCGGCGTGTGGTCCTCGGTCACCCCGTCCGGTTGAGCCAGGCAGTTTTGTTTGGATCAGCGGGCTGATCAGAGCGACTTCGAAGGCGCCTGGTGGTGCCCAGCCGTCCTCACAGTGGCCACTGCACGGAGGCTGAGCTGGAACCGGAATTCCAGGACGGAAGCACTTTGCCGAAGCGGCCCGACGGTACTGTGAATCTTGCCCAGCGCATCAGAAGGGCAGGCCCCGCAGGTCCACGCTGATGGTCGGACGGGGCGGGACGGCGAGGTCGTAGATCATGGTGGTCAGTGGCGAGGTCCGAGCGCCGTCGGGCTGCTGGAAGGTGACGGGTACGGAGAGTCGGCTCCATCCCAGCTGTGCGTAGAGCGGGACCAGGTCTGGGCGGCAGAGCAGAATCATCGTCTCGGCGCCGGCCGCTCGTGCGTGTTCGACCGCCACGCTGATCACCGTCCGGGCGATGCCCTGGCCTCGATGGGCGGGGTGCACCAGCACACCGCCCAACCCCGCCGTACGGCGCGGCGATCCGTCGAAGGCCATGTCCCGCAGCAGCCATCCCGCGGAAGCCACCGGCCGACCTTCGGAAACAGCGGTGAGGGTGTGCTGCTTGTCGTCCCACACCAGAGCGAGCCCGTTCACCCCGAAAGGGTCGGGCAGGCCATCGCGGAGTGCGGCCTCATCACTCGGAGAACCGGGGCCCAGCACATGGATCAATTGGAGGTCCGCACCACCGTCGTCCACCGCCACATGCTCCGCGGCGGCCGTGCCGGCGGGGTCAAACCGGAAGCGCAGACAATGCAGGCCGCTGGACTGGACAGTCCCGTCCGCCTGGGCACCCAGGCGGCGCAGTACCGCGATCGAGGCTGTGTTGTCGGGCAGGACGAACGCGAAGACGGCAGGGAGCGAGAGGCGGCGAAACGCCAGGTCCAGGCACGCACGGCCCGCCTCGCCGGCGATCCCACGGCCTTGGGCCAGTGGCTGCAGGGCGAAGCCGAGGTCAACTCCGTGCCGGGCCCGATTGCGCAGCCCCACCCGGCCCAGAAACGCGTGCGTTGCAGCATCCCTGACCGCGAAGTCGCCGTAGCCGTGTCTGGTCCAGTGGGCGACGTGGTCGTCGCACATGGCCCTGGCCGCAGACCGACTGTCCGCCCGGCCGGTCGCCAGCCATCGCATGACGCCGTCCTGACTGACCACAGCCTCAAAGAGATCGTCGCTGTCCCCGCGGCGGATCGGCTCCATCACAAGCCTCTGGGTGCGCAGAACGGGGCTACTTAGGAGTCCTAGCAAAATGACCGGCTGTTGCCTTGGAATGACAGGCTGTCAGTCGGTGTTGTGCCTGCATCCGATGGATCGGGGTGGGGTGTGGGGCAGCGTCGGCCGTGGGAGGTCGAGGACGGGCTGTGGGAGCGGATCGCTCCGCTGTTGCCGGTGGTCGAACGCAGGCAGCGGTATCCGGGGCGTAAGCGGCTGCATGACCGGCGGGTGCTCAACGGGATCCTGTTTGTGCTGTACACGGGCATCCCGTGGGAGTTCCTGCCGCAGGAGCTGGGGTACGGCTCGGGGAGTACGTGCTGGCGCAGGCTGCGGGACTGGCAAGAGGCCGGGATGTGGCAGGCGTTGCACGAACTCCTGCTGGCCGAGTTACGGGCGGCCGGCCTGCTGGATTTCTCCCGGGCTGCGGTCGACGGTTCGCACCTGCGGGCGATGAAGGGCGGCGCGAAGACGGGGCCGTCACCGGTGGACCGGGGACGGACGGGCAGCAAGCACCACGTGATCGTGGAGGCGCACGGCATCCCGCTCGCCGCCTCGCTGACCGGCGGCAACCGCCACGATGTCACCCAGCTCATGCCCCTGGTCCATGCCTTGCCTCCGGTCCGGGGCAAGCGCGGGCGTCCCCGGCGGCGCCCCAAGG is a window of Streptomyces sp. NBC_00271 DNA encoding:
- a CDS encoding CU044_5270 family protein, producing MNTNPRRRDQPVDYQDLAELLPAPGRPVLAQDRHRVLREHLMEHIAHEATREQSGATNASPNTSPSASPKTPARRRPGRRLVLVAAPLALATVVGLGVVAVDSAHDSKRDTAAAGVTADDHRKATQLLDRIALAAADRPAVTVRDDQYIYTKSQGSAGELGVDFSSPEELAKRKGTFKVGEYKGTVRQEQWDSVDGKRDGLRKGVALTDPSKKMVMDMGGTGYLTFRQLQALPTDPDALLKKLSSDAKNVEASRVTEVVVENLGAILDDATLLPDLSAALYRATAKLPGVRVVDHVKDAAGRQGVGLTFDGAPKGYAWVFDSSSLVYLGTTKSALLGIGVADKTGEVPVSSS
- a CDS encoding S41 family peptidase, which produces MELAVGPVAAAPHAADRVDGVWRVDGYGTVLSVEDGRLQEYQATAVSCLRGDTARRTGQSGSGSVTYTGDDATVYRIRPAAGGAGAILHFDGSVGDRRLLRLPALPASCAKAAPTGAPATFDVFWQTFEENYPFFAAKQIDWQAVRDRYRPRVHDGMPDTELFALLWEMVLPLYDAHVGIDAGNTGGFGQSRPGTMIPGPGLDQQAQAFVEQHDLLGTRLRTFANGRIGYARLLDGTGYLRISGFGGYDGNSPTYARNSAILDQTLSQVIRPGLRGLVLDLRINGGGSDALALQVAECLTDRAYVAYVKRARNDLTDPGRHTRPQPVRVQPTPDRFRYTGPVAVLTGGETYSAGETLTQALIQRPARIVRIGQNTQGVFSDVLERILPNGWTFGLPSEEYLTPSDGETFDGEGIPPDIRVGNFVQEIAKGTHDSAFAQALALIRCQAE
- a CDS encoding DUF4259 domain-containing protein, coding for MQVSGVWCVQLQGGGGRRRGASATDDNAEPEACEALIRGILIRTIDATGYLAEADEAVAAAALIAAQCPEGEPVDTPYGPETPMPIFPTALRALADEALACIVGDDAESASKWVAQEDWKQWRAMRTRLRAVLAPPPPSSLSSMSSLDGVSLGTEVERRHCCRAGGRAALLGLAPY
- a CDS encoding GNAT family N-acetyltransferase; protein product: MTGLGSVAWPPAPIRTERLVLRESEARDRAAFIELLASPEVHTYLGGPRPRDELERAVPETSGRRPGLFVIDLDGAMIGMVKLDRHDAESPGHVRPDVGEAELGYLFLPEAWGRGYGAEACAAALDWFADALPGKPVVLRTQTANERSMRLAAKLGFTEVERFEDYGAEQWFGVWSSVTPSG
- a CDS encoding GNAT family N-acetyltransferase, with protein sequence MEPIRRGDSDDLFEAVVSQDGVMRWLATGRADSRSAARAMCDDHVAHWTRHGYGDFAVRDAATHAFLGRVGLRNRARHGVDLGFALQPLAQGRGIAGEAGRACLDLAFRRLSLPAVFAFVLPDNTASIAVLRRLGAQADGTVQSSGLHCLRFRFDPAGTAAAEHVAVDDGGADLQLIHVLGPGSPSDEAALRDGLPDPFGVNGLALVWDDKQHTLTAVSEGRPVASAGWLLRDMAFDGSPRRTAGLGGVLVHPAHRGQGIARTVISVAVEHARAAGAETMILLCRPDLVPLYAQLGWSRLSVPVTFQQPDGARTSPLTTMIYDLAVPPRPTISVDLRGLPF
- a CDS encoding IS5 family transposase, which encodes MGQRRPWEVEDGLWERIAPLLPVVERRQRYPGRKRLHDRRVLNGILFVLYTGIPWEFLPQELGYGSGSTCWRRLRDWQEAGMWQALHELLLAELRAAGLLDFSRAAVDGSHLRAMKGGAKTGPSPVDRGRTGSKHHVIVEAHGIPLAASLTGGNRHDVTQLMPLVHALPPVRGKRGRPRRRPKVLYADRGYDYDVYRRELREVGIRPVIAHRGTEHGSGLGVRRWVVEAAFALLHWFRRLRTRWEVREDLHEAFLTLGCAIICWRRLKTAVE